The Mercenaria mercenaria strain notata unplaced genomic scaffold, MADL_Memer_1 contig_1560, whole genome shotgun sequence genome includes a region encoding these proteins:
- the LOC128551692 gene encoding bifunctional heparan sulfate N-deacetylase/N-sulfotransferase-like — translation MHLKLLLPFDQLKKWTHRLLCQRRCTLTKALLITTLLTVISFFVLNYHHGDWTTKPKKPHLSSPPAPITTCNLLNKAKTDRGPNNHDTRGNLRIGRKVLIMVDSPFSRNAKNIAASMEYSRYPYKIVDDEKNLPTLIHMGKGRFGVIIFETMALYLSLDAWNRQLIDKYCREYNVGVIFFMKPKGELEVLMENVQDFSFSVQYNVALKDYSLNAASKVWRITKPGEVIKETFPEEDWAVFYPNHSTFEPLAFATQTVSLYDDYDPSSVTKNKTVYPAILDTGKNDGIQRVFFGHNFSFWLHSLLLLDSISFLSHGKLSLGLERHIQIDIDDIFVGAKGTRMKAHDVVALYEAQERLQEQVDGFRFMLGFSGWYYQHGTEEENAGDQMLL, via the exons ATGCACCTTAAGCTTCTTTTACCTTTTGACCAGTTGAAGAAATGGACTCATCGACTTCTGTGCCAAAGAAGATGTACCCTAACTAAAGCGCTACTTATAACTACATTATTGACAGTCATATCGTTTTTTGTCTTGAATTATCACCATGGTGACTGGACAACGAAGCCAAAAAAACCTCATTTATCATCGCCACCTGCCCCTATCACTACATGTAATTTGCTGAACAAAGCAAAAACTGATAGAGGTCCAAATAATCATGATACTCGGGGAAACCTCAGGATTGGGCGTAAGGTGCTGATTATGGTCGATTCTCCATTTTCAAGGAACGCCAAAAATATCGCAGCTTCAATGGAATATTCTAGATATCCGTATAAAATTGTGGACGATGAGAAGAACTTGCCTACATTAATCCATATGGGTAAAGGTAGATTTGGCGTGATTATATTTGAGACTATGGCATTGTATTTATCGTTAGATGCATGGAATAGGCAGCTTATTGACAAATACTGTCGGGAATATAATGTTGgtgtgatattttttatgaagcCTAAAGGCGAGTTAGAAGTTTTAATGGAGAATGTGCAAGATTTTTCTTTCTCAGTGCAATATAATGTAGCTTTAAAAGACTATTCTCTTAATGCGGCTTCCAAAGTGTGGCGAATTACAAAGCCAGGGGAGGTAATAAAGGAAACTTTCCCAGAAGAAGACTGGGCAGTATTTTATCCAAATCATTCAACATTTGAACCTTTAGCATTTGCAACACAGACTGTGTCTCTGTATGATGATTATGATCCATCCAGTGTCACgaaaaataaaactgtgtatCCAGCCATCCTTGATACAGGAAAAAACGATGGAATTCAACGAGTGTTTTTTGGTCACAATTTTTCGTTCTGGTTGCACTCTTTGCTGCTGTTGGACAGCATCTCCTTCCTGTCCCATGGGAAACTGAGCCTCGGACTTGAACGTCATATACAGATTGACATTGATGATATATTTGTAGGGGCAAAGGGAACAAGAATGAAAGCTCATGATGTTGTT GCCTTGTATGAAGCCCAAGAGAGACTGCAGGAGCAAGTGGATGGTTTCCGATTTATGCTTGGCTTTTCTGGCTGGTATTATCAGCATGGTACAGAGGAAGAAAATGCTGGAGACCAGATGTTACTTC